A genomic region of Sander lucioperca isolate FBNREF2018 chromosome 6, SLUC_FBN_1.2, whole genome shotgun sequence contains the following coding sequences:
- the LOC116034538 gene encoding serine/threonine-protein kinase 35-like — translation MDTVGGDNWRRRTRSARAYKQAVARADESSVLRSLSVGNTEDGHDMEEDIGLFKQDNLERRVMAPRYSLLREVGRGTYGVVYEAVARRTGAKVAVKKLRCDAPENVELALQEFWALASLEKRHQNVVQLEECVLQRNGMAQKMSHGNKRSKQYLRLVETSLKGERMLGPPEESCYLWFIMEFCEGGDLNQFILSRRPDSQTNNSFMLQLTSAVAFLHENNIVHRDLKPDNILISEKSGTPILKVADFGLSKVCAGLGNSNERKEGEDKNKNVNVNKFWLSSACGSDFYMAPEVWEGHYTAKADIFALGIIIWAMLERITFIDAESKRELLGSYVRQGVDIVPVGEALLENPKMVLNIPQKRRSCMSDGVRKLLQDMLAVNPQDRPDAFELQARMDQVTCAA, via the exons ATGGATACAGTCGGTGGGGACAATTGGCGGAGACGCACGAGGAGCGCGCGAGCCTACAAACAAGCCGTAGCACGAGCTGACGAGTCCAGTGTGCTGCGGAGTCTGAGCGTTGGAAACACGGAAGACGGCCATGACATGGAGGAAGACATCGGCCTCTTCAAGCAGGACAATCTGGAGCGCAGGGTCATGGCGCCCCGCTACAGCCTGCTGCGGGAGGTGGGAAGGGGCACATACGGCGTGGTGTACGAAGCGGTGGCCCGGAGGACCGGTGCGAAAGTTGCCGTGAAGAAACTGCGATGCGACGCGCCGGAAAACGTAGAGCTCGCCTTGCAGGAGTTCTGGGCGCTGGCGAGTCTGGAAAAACGGCATCAAAATGTGGTGCAACTGGAAGAGTGTGTGCTACAGAGGAACGGTATGGCCCAGAAAATGAGTCATGGGAACAAAAGGTCCAAACAGTACCTGCGTCTGGTGGAGACTTCACTAAAAG GTGAGAGAATGCTTGGTCCTCCAGAGGAGTCTTGTTACCTCTGGTTTATCATGGAGTTCTGCGAAGGCGGCGACCTCAACCAGTTCATCCTGTCTCGGCGGCCCGACTCACAAACCAACAACAGCTTTATGCTGCAGCTGACCAGCGCCGTTGCTTTCCTGCATGAAAACAACATTGTCCACAGAGACCTCAAACCTGACAACATCCTCATTTCAGAGAAGTCAGGGACTCCAATTCTCAAGGTGGCCGACTTTGGCCTGAGTAAAGTTTGCGCTGGTTTAGGAAACAGCAACGAGCGTAAAGAAGGCGAAGACAAGAACAAAAACGTTAATGTCAACAAGTTTTGGTTGTCATCGGCATGTGGCTCAGACTTCTATATGGCTCCTGAGGTGTGGGAGGGTCATTACACAGCCAAAGCGGACATATTTGCCCTAGGCATCATTATCTGGGCCATGTTGGAGAGAATTACTTTCATTGATGCTGAGTCTAAGCGGGAGCTGCTGGGTTCTTATGTGAGACAAGGAGTGGACATCGTGCCGGTGGGCGAGGCACTGCTGGAGAATCCAAAGATGGTACTAAACATCCCACAGAAACGCAGGTCATGTATGTCCGATGGAGTGAGGAAGCTGCTGCAGGACATGCTCGCAGTCAACCCTCAGGACCGGCCCGATGCTTTTGAGCTGCAGGCCAGAATGGACCAGGTTACGTGTGCTGCATGA